A segment of the Streptomyces pactum genome:
CTCGCGTCTTCGAGGACGGCCGCCAGCGCCGGGACTTCGTGCACGTACGGGACGTGGCCGCGGCCAACGTCGCCGCGCTGGAGGCCGTCCCGCCCGCCGGGACGCTCACCGCGTACAACACCGGCAGCGGTGAGCCGCGCACGGTGGGAGAGATGGCCGCCGCCCTGGCCGCCGCGTACGGCGGACCCGAGCCCGTCGTCACCGGCGAGTACCGCCTCGGCGACGTCCGGCACATCACCGCCGACTCGTCGCGGCTGCGGACCGGCCTGGGATGGCGGCCACGGGTGGGATTCGCGGAGGGGATGCGGGAGTTCGCACGGGCGGGCCTGCGCGGGAGGTGACCGCGGGAGCGGCCCCGGAGCCCTCAGGCGTCCGCCAGTGGCAGGGTCACCTCGAAGCGGCAGCCGCCCGGGATGTTGCGTACGGTGGTTCGGCCGCGGTGGGCCTCCACGATGCCCCGCACGATGGCGAGTCCCAGGCCCGCGCCGGCCGGGGGTGTACGGGCGTGGGTGCCGCGCCAGCCGGTGTCGAAGACGCGCGGCAGGTCCTCCTCGGGGATGCCGCCGCAGCCGTCGGTGACGGAGAGCACCACACCTTCGGGCGAGGGCACGGCGGCGACCGCGACCGTGCCGTCGGCGGGGGTGCGGCGGATCGCGTTGACCAGCAGGTTGCCCAGGACGCGGCTCATCTCCTTGCCGTCGACCTCGACCGGGACCGCCGCCACGGTGTCGCCGACCAGCCGTACGCCGTGCTCGCGCGCGAGCGGGTCCGCGCCCGCGAGGGCGTCGCCGACCAGGTCGTAGAGCGAGATCCGGGCCGGGGCGAGGGGGAGGGTGCCGGCGTGGATACGGGAGAGTTCGAAGAGGTCGCCGACCATGCCGTCGAGGCGTTCCACCTCGGTGCGGATCTGCCTCAGGTAGCGGTCGGGGTCGGCGGCGACGCCGTCCTCCAGGGCCTCGGACATGGCGCGCAGGCCGGCCAGCGGCGTCCGCAGGTCGTGCGAGATCCAGGCGACCAGTTCCCGCCGGGAGGTCTCCAGGGCGCGTTCGCGTTCCCGGGACTCGGTGAGCCGGGCGCTGGTGGCCGCCAGCTCGCGGCTGAGCGCGTCCAGTTCGGCGGTCGCGGGGATCGTGGGGGCCGCGTATCCGCCGTCGTCGCCGAAGGAGCGGGCGGCGGCGGTCAGTTCGCGGCTGCGCGCGACGACCCAGCGGCCCAGCAGCAGCGCGGTGGCCAGGGAGACGACGGCCGCCATCGCCACGACGGTCGTGACGACGGACAGGTCGTGCGGGGACAGGAACATCGCCCAGGCGACCGCGAGGGTGCCCGCGAGCATCGCGAGGACCGCGACCGCCGCCACCACCGCGAGCGACGCGGTCAGCGAACGCCGCCGGATCAGCCGCAGCACGCCCGCCCCCACCAGGCCGGTGGCGGCGGCGCCGGCGAAGGCGTAGAGCGCGATGAGGAGGGTGTCGGACATGATCAGTCCGCCTCCCGCCCGGCGGCGTCGAAGCGGTAGCCCACGCCCCACACGGTCTGGATCAGCCGGGGCCGGGCCGGGTCGTCCTCGACCTTGCCGCGCAGCCGGCGGACGTGGACGGTGACGGTGGACAGGTCGCCGAAGTCCCAGCCCCACACCCGGTGCATCAGTTCCTCCCTGGAGAACGCCCGCCCCGGGTGCCACAGGAAGAAGGCGAGCAGGTCGAACTCGCGGAGCGTGAGGGCGAGTTCGGCGCCGTCCTTGGTGGCCCGCCGGGCGGCGGGGTCGACGGTCAGGCCCGCCGCGGCCGGCGGCCGCTCCGCGGCGGCGGGCCGGGTGCGGCGCAGTACGGACTCCACCCGCAGGACCAGCTCCCGCGGACTGAACGGCTTGGTCACGTAGTCGTCGGCGCCGACCTCCAGGCCGAGGACGCGGTCCTCCTCGTCACCGCGGGCGGTCAGCATGATGACCGGCATGACCGGCACGGGACCGCGGCCGCGCAGCCGCCGGCACACCTCCAGACCGTCCATGCCGGGCAGCATCAGGTCCAGCACCACGAGGTCCGGCCGGTGCGCGGCGGCCCGGGTGAGCGCGGTGGGCCCGTCGTCGGCCCGGTCGACGACGTAACCGGCGCGGTCCAGATAGCCGGCGACGACCTCCGCGACCGTGGGGTCGTCGTCGACGACCAGGACCCGGGCGGACCCGGCAGGGGACCGGTTCGGGGACGCGTCGGGGACCGCGTCCGCGCGAACGGGCTCGTAGGGCTGCTGCTGCATGCGGCCAGCCTCGCACCGCGCCGGCGCCGGCGTCGCCCCCGAGGGGCGGCCGAGCCCGCGACGTCCGTGTTTCGTAAGGAGCGGGAGTCCGGTTCGCCCGATTTCGGTTCGTAGGGTGAGAGCCGTGACCATCTCGCCCGCTCCGGACGTCGACATCGTGCTCCCCTGCCTGAACGAGGCCGGGGCCCTCCCCTGGGTCCTGGCCCGCGTCCCGCCCGGGTGGCGCGCGCTCGTCGTCGACAACGGCTCCACCGACGGCTCGGCGGACCTCGCCCGCGGCCTCGGCGCCACGGTCGTGACCGAACCGCGCCGCGGCTTCGGCGCCGCCTGCCACGCCGGGCTGACCGCCGCCACCGCCGACATCGTCTGCTTCTGCGACTGCGACGCCTCCCTCGACCCGGCCCTGCTGACGCCCTTCGTCCGGGAGATCCGCGCCGGCACGGCCGACCTGGTGCTCGGCCGCAGGCGCCCGCAGGGCCGGCGCGCGTGGCCCGTGCACGCCCGCGCGGGCAATCTC
Coding sequences within it:
- a CDS encoding sensor histidine kinase, which translates into the protein MSDTLLIALYAFAGAAATGLVGAGVLRLIRRRSLTASLAVVAAVAVLAMLAGTLAVAWAMFLSPHDLSVVTTVVAMAAVVSLATALLLGRWVVARSRELTAAARSFGDDGGYAAPTIPATAELDALSRELAATSARLTESRERERALETSRRELVAWISHDLRTPLAGLRAMSEALEDGVAADPDRYLRQIRTEVERLDGMVGDLFELSRIHAGTLPLAPARISLYDLVGDALAGADPLAREHGVRLVGDTVAAVPVEVDGKEMSRVLGNLLVNAIRRTPADGTVAVAAVPSPEGVVLSVTDGCGGIPEEDLPRVFDTGWRGTHARTPPAGAGLGLAIVRGIVEAHRGRTTVRNIPGGCRFEVTLPLADA
- a CDS encoding response regulator transcription factor encodes the protein MQQQPYEPVRADAVPDASPNRSPAGSARVLVVDDDPTVAEVVAGYLDRAGYVVDRADDGPTALTRAAAHRPDLVVLDLMLPGMDGLEVCRRLRGRGPVPVMPVIMLTARGDEEDRVLGLEVGADDYVTKPFSPRELVLRVESVLRRTRPAAAERPPAAAGLTVDPAARRATKDGAELALTLREFDLLAFFLWHPGRAFSREELMHRVWGWDFGDLSTVTVHVRRLRGKVEDDPARPRLIQTVWGVGYRFDAAGREAD
- a CDS encoding glycosyltransferase family 2 protein; its protein translation is MRAVTISPAPDVDIVLPCLNEAGALPWVLARVPPGWRALVVDNGSTDGSADLARGLGATVVTEPRRGFGAACHAGLTAATADIVCFCDCDASLDPALLTPFVREIRAGTADLVLGRRRPQGRRAWPVHARAGNLALARMLRRRTGLGLHDLGPLRAARREPLLGLGLTDRRSGYPLQMVVRAADAGWRITEHDVPYLPRTGASKVTGTWRGTWHAVRDMRRVLAEAPAVSEGSPR